ATAGAGTCAGAGGCGATCCCAACAAGAATAAAAGAAAGATATATAAAAAACAGATTGTTTTCATCAATGACGGCTCAGTTCGCGTTTTTAATTTTGCAACCAACGCCATCCCGCCGATTTCTTTTGATCACTATCTGTGGTTGCTGCGGTAATGGATGGATAAAAAAACCATATCACTCCGGATTTTGGAGGACAAGGCGCTACACTTGCGATTTTTTTATGGACTGAGTTTACGCTCCGGCGTCACGCCGTTGCAGGGCTGTATGGGCGCCAGCGGAAATCAGGTAGGAAAGACCGGCTGCGGTTGCCGCCAGCGCGGCCAAGTGCAGTGCATCGCTGTCCGTCACGTTGGCGGTAAGAACGGTGGCCGTGGTCGTTGCCAGACTGGTGGCGGCTCCGTGCATCAGACCGCGCACCACGGCCTGGGACACGGTCATTTCCCCCTGCTGCACGTGGTACATGTTTCGGCCGAAGGCATTGGCGCCACCGATCACCGCGCCGAGAAGTGCCGCCGATACAGGGGCGCTGACGGATGGCGGAATATTAACGGGCCTTGCCGGTGTCTGGCCGACCATTGCCGACGATGGTGCCGCTGTAACGACCGTAGAGGTCGGTGTGCCGGGTATGGATGGATAGGCGACCAACGACGGACCGGTCGACGGTGCGGAAGGACTCCAATACATAGGTACCTCTTGAAATTTGTGGTTGGACAAAGAGAAGAGCGGCGGACGCTATTTTTTCGCCAGCAGAACCAGCATATGCTCAGCCTGACGCTTCCGAAGATGAAGGTGCAGTCCGTCATTGGTGCTGATGACCACGGGCGCATGGGCCGCCATATTGAAGATTTGGGCCGGCGCTACCGCATACAGGGCAATGGTGCGTCCTTGAACGATACCCTTTTTCCGAAGCGCATTTGCGGATTGCGAACCGCCGAGGATTTTTTCTACAAAGAAGGGCTGTCCCTTGCCGGCCGAGACGAACTGCAGATGGCGGTCGCCGATGCGGCCCCAGATTTTGGCTGCCATGCCTTCCTGGATGCGCTGTTTCACATTGCGATCCACCAGAATAGTATAGTCCATCGGGGGCAGTTGACGCAAGTAGACAATTTCTTCGTTTTCATGCAGCCCCAATGTGTTCAGGGCATCGGAGAGGTTGGCGGAGCAGGTGGTGCCCTCGATATGTCCCCGCTGTCCGGCGGTCATATCTGCCAACGGCATGCGGCGTCCATCGTCCAGATGCACGATCACGCGCATGGCCATTCCCCCGCCAAGCACGGCTTCTCCTTTGGGGCCGCGCACACGCACCGGATGCACCAGCACATCTTCGTCTTCCCGAACGAAAGCGTGCCCGCGAAAAAGACCCACACGGGAGAGTAAGGCCTCCAGGTCGGGTTCGGTAATATCCTTAAGGATCAGTGGACGGTCAAAAGGTGCCCGGCTCAGTGGAATCGTCATGATATAGGCTTTTTGGCTTTTGCGCTAACCTTTCACCCGCTCGAAAGGTAGGCCGCCTTTCCGGGGTATGACTTTAACGACAAGGGTTCTCATGTAAAGGGAACCAATGTGGGTTGATCATACATCATGTGGATAGACATATCAAATAATTTTTTAAACCTAAAACTATCCGTGGCAACTTCAGGCGGGTGATGCCTCGGCATGCCGATATCGTGGCCCCGATGTTTTGGCAATGGTGCCGTCATGCTTTGGCTGATTCCCGGTCCATTACCTTTAAGAAAATTTGCGGAACAGAATTTCCCGTCGGGCCGAGTGACCGGCATCGGCCGGCATTTTTCGAGGATCCACGCCGCTTTCCTTCAGCGCATAAAGCTGCCTGAGCAGGGCGATATGCAATACACACGGGATCAGTACCCGATACGCCGGCCCCAGCACATCGAACAGGGTCCACAATGCGGCGATCCCCAGTCCCACGGCTCCGGCGAAGGCCGCGGACCAGCGTGCCACGGATGTGCCGGCGATAAAGGTAATCCCCCGCTCGAGCGATGCCCGGGCCACCGCGCCGGCCACGATGAGCGACAATTTGTAGGAGACGATTCCACCTCCGGCGATGATTCCGGCCTGCAAAAGGGCCGTCGGAAACTCCTTGGGCAGATCCCCGACACCGGTTTCGGGCATGATGCCTTCGATCAATGTCTTTTTTTCCGTATCGTTCATCTTCTCCCAGGATTTTTCCAGCACTTTCATCAGAATCTGCTGCTCGACCTGATCGATGGGGTCGCCCTTGACGGTCTTCACCTTTAGACGGGACGCCACTTTTAAAACGATATCCCGGTAGGTCACCCCCACCCCGCCGCGAACGATATTGAAAATCGTGTTCCCGCCGTACTTCTGGATTTCGGCGATAATCTCGTCCACGTACTTACTGTGGTCGGGGTGCCAGCGCCGGTATGGTTTGGTGCTCTTCAGTTGCGAGGAGACCCCGCCTTTTTGGGTGAGATACCCTACCAGATTATCCAGTTCTTCGCTGCTGCATTTTCTCAACAGAGGAATCAGATCGGGATCGGGTTCCCTGAGCTTGATTTCCGACATGCGCTTCTCATTTCAATAGGGTTGCGATTCTGGTGGCCAGCGATGCGCTGACCTTCTCCCCCAATGCATTTTTGGCTGCAAATGATCCGGCAATCAGGGTAAGCAAGCCGCGAATGCCGGTTACCACGGCCTGCCCCACCTCCGGGGAGTCGAGGCCGATCTGAGCAGACACGTCGATGCTGCGGTCCGCCCCTTTGACCAGGGCGGCGAACACGTCCCATTGGGCTTTATCCAGAAGGATTCCCTGTCGTCCCAGATCATAAAACACTTCGTCCGGATCTTTGATCAGCCCCACAACCAGATAGAGCTGGAAAAAAAATTGTTCCCGTGGGTCGACCCCGGCTTCCCATCGTTTGACAGAGGTGGCCGGCGCCCCGACCAGGGAGCCGAATTGAGCCAGTGACAGGCCATAACGCGCTCTGATGGCGGTGATTTCCTCGCTGAGTGCTGTTTCCATGCAAGCCTTTCCGAACCGTGTGATCGTCGCACTGCAAAACAATAGGGAACTGTCGCGTTGAAATCAACCGGAAACCACTATTGACGAGAAGCCAATGTCTCGCCGTCGTCAGGAGATGCCTCGAGGATGTGTTTCAGCGCATCCAAATCCTTTCGATACTGTTCTTTGGCCAGCCGCAGGGCAATGGGTTTGGTATATTTGAAATAGCCGAGTTCGGCCTTGCAGCGGGTGGTCAGCGCCGTGCCGGCATAGACCGGCTCGAAGGCCAGATGAAATTCACCTGTCACGGGGCCGCGCAGGGTTTTGGCCGAAAACGCACGGTTTTCTTCGAAGGCGGTCACCACGGCTTCGGTTTCTATGCGTTTTCCCATGAATTTAACCGTATAGCGATAGGTCGCCCCGACATCCATGGTCTCTCCCCGGGTCAGGCCGGCGTCCACCAGAATTTTCTGCCATTTGGTGTTATTGCTGATGTCGGTTGTAAAGGCAAACACATCTTCCAAGGGCCTGGCGATCACCACGCTCGTTTCGAATGTTGTCATCCTTTTTGCCTTTCAATACTACCGGCCGGCACCCAGGCGCGGCTGGACGCCGGCCGACAATACCATCCACGGGTGGCCGTTGCCATTTTAAGGCTCGATCAGGCCTTTTTCGTTTCCGGTTCTTTTTCGGCTTCTTTCTTTCCCGATTTTTTACCCGCCCTGTAAAGCAGGTAACCGGTGGCACCCAGAACAACCCACCCCAATGGGGTTACAAGTAGTGGTAAATGCATACAAGCACCTCCTTTTGGTATTGGATTCGCCCCACCGATACGGTCTTGCGGGGCGACCCGTTGGTATATTCACCGAAACGGCTAGGCCTTTTCCTTTGCTTCGTCTTCTTTGCTGGAAAATTCCTCACGCACGGCGGCGGCGGCTTTTTGGGTCGCCGATTTCACTTTAGCGGCATTTTCACAAGCCGCATCCTTCAGCTTTGAAGCCTTCTCCGCAGCAACTTCCTTAAACTTTTTCACGCTTCCGCTATTGGTCACCAACCCGGCGACGACAAAACCGGCCGCGAAACCGAGAATCGCTCTAATCATGGTATCACCTCCTAATCGGGATTTTTATGCAATTCAATTTATACAGTGTTACGAGTCTATAACACATGTATAATTGTTTGCCACTTTGGTGTCAAATGTTTTTTGAACGGTGAACAGTGGTCGGTGAACAGTGGTCGGTGAACAGTGGTCGGTGAACAGTGATCAGTGGTCAGTGAACGGTGAACGGTGAACTGTGAAGGAGGGGCGAGGAATGAGGGGCGAGGGATGAGCGTTAGCCGTCACCGGTGACAAAAGGATTACCGTTTGCCGTTCGTCCGATTACTCAAGGCGGCGTATCCCAAAATACTGACGGTGCTCATGTTATGCAACAGTGCCGAGGCAACGGCCGGGATGACGCCCAAGGTAGCCATCAGGAGAACGATGGAGTTGAATCCCACGGCGGACTTGAAACAGTTTTCGATTACCACGCGCGTTTGGGTCGCTACCTGACGGGCCTTGAGCAAGGCCTCCAGATCGTCTTCCAAAAGAAGCACCATGGCAGCCTCCTTGGCCAGGTTCGATCCGTCGGGCATGCAGATCCCCACCTGGGCGGTGATCATGGCCGGCGCGTCGTTGACGCCGTCGCCCACAAAGGCCACCGTGCACCCATCGTCTTTCAACTCCTTGACGATCCGGGACTTGTCTTCCGGTTTCATCTCCCAGTGAAGTTCGCTGACGTCGTCGAGCGGGCCGATGACGGCCTGGGCCGTATCCCTGTGGTCGCCGGTAAGCACGACAATCCGGCGGATACCGGTGGCTTTGAGCCCCCGCAGGACCGCCGGCGCTTCGGGCCGCAGGTCGTCCCGAAACGCAATCACGCCTTCCAGAACCCCGGACCGGCTGATATACAACAGGTTGTTCCCCTCCCGACGCAGACGATCCGCCAATGCGCTGACGCCGCTGCAATCGACGCCTTCGTCATCCTGCAAAAAATGCAGGCTGCCCGCCAGAACACGCTGGTCCTCGACATAGGCGGAAACCCCGTGGGCCACGATATAGTCGACATTGGACATGGCCGGCAGTTCCAGCCCGCGCTCTTGGGCGGCCTGCATCACCGCATGGGCCACCGGATGGGCGTAATGCTGCTCCGCGGCAGCCGCCAGCGCCAGCAGTGCATCCGCCGTCAAATCTCCGGTCGATACGACATCGGTTACCTGCAGCACACCGTTGGTCAGGGTGCCGGTCTTGTCGAGCACAAGGGTGTCGATCCCGGCCAGGGCGTCCAGGGCCTGGGCGCCTTTGACCAGAACGCCGCTTTTGGCCGCATCGTACATGGCCGTTTTCACGGCGACGGGGTTGGCCAACTTGATGGCGCAGGAATAGTCGACGGTCAATACGGCGGTCGCCCGGGCAATATCGCCGGTGAGAAGAAAGATGGCCGTGCCCAGGGCCAGGGTAACCGGAACCAGTTTGTCGGCCAGTTCGGCGCTGCGGGTCTGGGATTCCGATTTCGAGCGCAGGGAGTTTTCCATGAACCGCGTAATGCGGGCCATGCTCGTTTCAGAGCCGACCTGCTCGGCCAGGATAACCAGTCTTCCCTCTTCGACCACGGAGCCGGAGAGCGCCTCCCTGCCCGAAAAAAGGTGAACAGAAACCGACTCACCCGTTATGGAACTCTGGTTTACCGACGCTTCGCCGTCTTCTACCGTGCCGTCCACGGGGATGATGTCGCCGGGGCCGCAGACCACTTTGTCGCCGACAACCACCTTGGCGATGGGGATGCGAATTTCCTCGCCGTTGCGCTGGACCCATACATGCTCAACCTGGGGGCGCAGCAGGCTCTTGAGCAGTTCGGTCGAACGGTTTTCCGAACTGGCCTCCAGGTATTCGCCCATGGCCAGAAGGGTAACGATTGAATTGGATGTGAAGAAGTCTCCACGGGCCAGAGACAGACCCACGGCTGCGGCATCGAGGGTTTCTACTTTGACGCCTTGATTAAAAAAGGTGTCCACGCCCTTTACAATGACCGGCAGCCCCAGCAGCAGGCTCAGCGGCGCCGCAACTTCCAGCGGTGCCTTCAGCCCGGCTAAAGTCAGGGCGCCCTTGATGAAAACATCGGCCAGTTCGGGCGAATTGCTGTCATCCACCGCCCGGGTTGCATACACATCGGACGGAAGATGGCGGAGCGTAGTGAGAATTTTTTCCCGACTTGCCGGCGATCCATCATATTCCACAACCACGCTGGCGGCCCGGCCGTTGATCCGCACCCGCCGGACACCGGGTAAATTTTCGACCACCGCCTGAAAATAGGCGTTGTCCAACAAAGGATCGTAAAGGGCCGGAAAATGGATCCGTATTCTCTCGGCGAGTTCGTGAACGATGCGAAAGCGTGGGATATCGCTGCTTGATTTTGACACGGCAATAGTAAGGGCCTACCCGGTTTTGGGTTGATACAAGGTATAATGCCAGTAAGAAAATCCGATCAAAGCCAGGCCGGAGCCGATATGCACCCGGCTGCCCTCCCGGCCCATGAATCCGGTGACCAGAAGGGTCCCCATGGAGGCTACCATTCCGATTTTAGCCAGCTCGCGCTTTTCCTTGTTCGAGAGGAAAGGCTTTTTCTCGGGCGATTTTCGTTGCGACATACGTTCCAGATTGTCCGGCATTTTTCTCACCTCTTGGCATCGCAGGGAAATCACCGCCGTATAGGCGGTGCCCCGCCATTTCCACCGCATCGGTGGAAACGACGGGAAGGGGCATGCAATGAAAGGTTATGGGGCGGTTTTTGCCGGGGCGATCAGGTCATGCTCTTTTCGGCCTTGGCGTCCCGTACTTTTTCCTTGATCTCTTCGATTCCGCCGACGACGGCCGACCAGGCAGCAACGGTTCCCTTGATCACGGCATTTTGAACCGTCTGGTTGGTTACCAGCAGCGTCACGCCGGCGCCGAGCAGCAGTCCCTTGATGTAGCTGGGGTTGGAGTAATCAAACCAGGTTCCCAGGGTGGATGTCTGCGTCGTAGGGATCAGACTCCGTTCCCGGATGGCCGCGTCCGGCGTTCTCATATAGACTGCCTGGCCGTCGGGAGTCGTCTGGTAATAGGTTTGGTAATAATTCTGGCCGGTCGACTGCTGCGCCGGTGGATAAACGGGATATGCATTGGCATCGTATGGGCTGGACATCACACCTCCTTTTCCGCGGCGGGTTTGGCTTTGGATGCGGGTTTGGCCTTGGCCTTGGCTTTCGGTTTGGTTCTATTTGCCGGTTTGGCCACTTTTTTGGCCGCCGGCGCTTTTTTCGTCTCCGGCTTGACCGTTGCCGGTGCGGGTTTGGGCTCGAAAGCCGTATCGTACAGGTATTTGGTGGCCGTGGCCGTGGTCAGCAGGCCCACCACGGAAAGCAGACCGCCGAGCCTGAGCGCACCGACGACTGCCGTCGCCGCAGCCGTGGCGATCCCGGCACCGGCCGAATCGCGGATCACATTTTTTACCGCTTCGCTTTTTTCGATTTCTCCGCTATTCAAGCGTCGGATATTGGCCGCCGCCGATGCGGAGCCCCCGACAATCATTCCAACCCCGCCCATGGCCAGGGCCGAGGACGTCGTCGTTGCCGGTCGGGGCGGCGTTATGCCGGTCGGGTAGTGGGTAAAGCGTGAGTTATCCATGGTAACGCTCCTTACGGTTTTGTTGTTCAGGTCGCATCGGCTTTCGTTCCCGCATCAGCCGCCGGTGAATCGCTTTTGTGAAAGGCGCCGAAAATACCGCCAAGGGTGCCGGCGACAGCGGTTTTAACGGTTTCGCTGGTCAGAAGCACCGTCAATACGGCGCCG
This window of the uncultured Desulfosarcina sp. genome carries:
- a CDS encoding heavy metal translocating P-type ATPase, coding for MSKSSSDIPRFRIVHELAERIRIHFPALYDPLLDNAYFQAVVENLPGVRRVRINGRAASVVVEYDGSPASREKILTTLRHLPSDVYATRAVDDSNSPELADVFIKGALTLAGLKAPLEVAAPLSLLLGLPVIVKGVDTFFNQGVKVETLDAAAVGLSLARGDFFTSNSIVTLLAMGEYLEASSENRSTELLKSLLRPQVEHVWVQRNGEEIRIPIAKVVVGDKVVCGPGDIIPVDGTVEDGEASVNQSSITGESVSVHLFSGREALSGSVVEEGRLVILAEQVGSETSMARITRFMENSLRSKSESQTRSAELADKLVPVTLALGTAIFLLTGDIARATAVLTVDYSCAIKLANPVAVKTAMYDAAKSGVLVKGAQALDALAGIDTLVLDKTGTLTNGVLQVTDVVSTGDLTADALLALAAAAEQHYAHPVAHAVMQAAQERGLELPAMSNVDYIVAHGVSAYVEDQRVLAGSLHFLQDDEGVDCSGVSALADRLRREGNNLLYISRSGVLEGVIAFRDDLRPEAPAVLRGLKATGIRRIVVLTGDHRDTAQAVIGPLDDVSELHWEMKPEDKSRIVKELKDDGCTVAFVGDGVNDAPAMITAQVGICMPDGSNLAKEAAMVLLLEDDLEALLKARQVATQTRVVIENCFKSAVGFNSIVLLMATLGVIPAVASALLHNMSTVSILGYAALSNRTNGKR
- a CDS encoding ubiquinol-cytochrome C chaperone family protein — encoded protein: MSEIKLREPDPDLIPLLRKCSSEELDNLVGYLTQKGGVSSQLKSTKPYRRWHPDHSKYVDEIIAEIQKYGGNTIFNIVRGGVGVTYRDIVLKVASRLKVKTVKGDPIDQVEQQILMKVLEKSWEKMNDTEKKTLIEGIMPETGVGDLPKEFPTALLQAGIIAGGGIVSYKLSLIVAGAVARASLERGITFIAGTSVARWSAAFAGAVGLGIAALWTLFDVLGPAYRVLIPCVLHIALLRQLYALKESGVDPRKMPADAGHSARREILFRKFS
- a CDS encoding SRPBCC family protein; amino-acid sequence: MTTFETSVVIARPLEDVFAFTTDISNNTKWQKILVDAGLTRGETMDVGATYRYTVKFMGKRIETEAVVTAFEENRAFSAKTLRGPVTGEFHLAFEPVYAGTALTTRCKAELGYFKYTKPIALRLAKEQYRKDLDALKHILEASPDDGETLASRQ
- a CDS encoding ferrous iron transport protein A; the protein is MTIPLSRAPFDRPLILKDITEPDLEALLSRVGLFRGHAFVREDEDVLVHPVRVRGPKGEAVLGGGMAMRVIVHLDDGRRMPLADMTAGQRGHIEGTTCSANLSDALNTLGLHENEEIVYLRQLPPMDYTILVDRNVKQRIQEGMAAKIWGRIGDRHLQFVSAGKGQPFFVEKILGGSQSANALRKKGIVQGRTIALYAVAPAQIFNMAAHAPVVISTNDGLHLHLRKRQAEHMLVLLAKK